Proteins co-encoded in one Coregonus clupeaformis isolate EN_2021a chromosome 17, ASM2061545v1, whole genome shotgun sequence genomic window:
- the LOC121585862 gene encoding chromatin accessibility complex protein 1-like, with translation MSGDNVEDQVNHASNSKGISLPMTRVKLIMKSSPDVSSINQEALLLTTKATELFVQHLALSSFNNGSGKDNKTLLYSDLANTVEETETFQFLTDILPKKIFARDYLKLIEENPIEEADN, from the exons ATGTCTGGAGACAACGTGGAAGACCAAGTTAATCATGCATCTAACAGCAAAGGCATCTCTCTTCCAATGACTCGCGTGAAATTGATCATGAAAAGTTCTCCCGACGTCTCAAGCATCAACCAAGAGGCTCTTCTCCTCACCACCAAAGCAACA GAACTGTTCGTTCAGCACTTGGCTCTGTCCTCGTTCAACAATGGATCAGGGAAAGACAATAAGACACTCCTCTACAGTGATCTGGCCAATACTGTTGAGGAGACTGAGACTTTTCAGTTTCTCACAG ATATCCTACCAAAGAAGATCTTCGCTCGGGATTACCTGAAGCTCATAGAGGAAAATCCAATTGAGGAAGCAGACAATTGA